The following coding sequences are from one Polyodon spathula isolate WHYD16114869_AA chromosome 7, ASM1765450v1, whole genome shotgun sequence window:
- the LOC121318197 gene encoding metabotropic glutamate receptor 3-like, which produces MTKRYSSSSDALPGPMKMSTNLQTLSLILFSRAILLSLSDSNYVRKEIKIEGDLVLGGLFPIHEKGAGMDECGRINEDRGIQRLEAMLFAIDEINRNSYLLPGVVLGVHILDTCSRDTYALEQSLEFVRASLTKVDETEYICPDGSYAIQDNSPLVIAGVIGGSYSSVSIQVANLLRLFQIPQISYASTSAKLSDKSRYDYFARTVPPDFYQAKAMAEILRVFNWTYVSTVASEGDYGETGIEAFEQEARLRNICIATSEKVGRSNVKKSYDTVIRELLQKPTAKVVVLFMRSDDAKELLAAANRLNTSFTWIASDGWGAQESIVKGNENVANGAITLELAANPVKEFDRYFQTLHPVNNLRNPWFKDFWEQKFQCALQNGNGQLKACEKHMSIDSTNYEQESKIMFVINAVYAMAHALHKLQRTLCSNTTKLCDAMKPLDGKKLYKDYLLKINFSAPYWPPDADNVVKFDAYGDGIGRYNIFNFQKTSGKYSYVKVGHWAETLSLENDLIHWPRYSVPTSQCSEPCARNEMKNMQAGDYCCWICIPCEAYEYLADEFTCMACNPGQWPSEDLTGCYDLPEDSIMWEDVWAIGPISIACVGFICTFMVLAVFIKHDNTPLVKASGRELCYILLFGVFMSYCMTFFFIAKPSPAICTLRRLGLGTSFAVCYSALLTKTNRIARIFNGVKAGTQRPKFISPSSQVFICMSLISVQIVLVSVWLMLEIPGTRRFTLPEKRETVILKCNVRDSSMLISLTYDIVLVILCTVYAFKTRKCPENFNEAKFIGFTMYTTCIIWLAFLPIFYVTSSDYRVQTTTMCISVSLSGFVVLGCMFAPKVHIIMFQPQKNVTSHRLHLNRFSVSGTATTYSHSNVSTHYVPTVCNGREIVDSTTSSL; this is translated from the exons ATGACAAAAAGATACAGTTCTTCTTCTGATGCCCTTCCAGGTCCAATGAAAATGTCAACCAACCTCCAGACGCTTTCTTTGATTTTATTCTCAAGAGCCATTCTGCTTTCACTGAGTGACTCAAACTATGTCAGAAAGGAAATCAAGATAGAGGGAGACCTTGTTTTGGGTGGTCTGTTTCCCATCCATGAAAAAGGTGCAGGGATGGATGAATGCGGACGAATAAATGAAGACCGAGGGATTCAACGTTTAGAGGCTATGTTATTTGCCATTGATGAAATCAACAGAAACTCATACTTACTCCCTGGGGTTGTGCTTGGTGTACACATTCTGGACACATGTTCACGGGATACATATGCCTTGGAGCAGTCACTGGAATTTGTCAGGGCATCACTAACCAAAGTAGATGAAACAGAGTATATCTGTCCTGATGGGTCATACGCAATCCAAGACAACAGCCCCTTAGTCATAGCGGGTGTGATTGGGGGATCCTACAGCAGTGTTTCTATACAG GTTGCCAACTTGTTGAGATTATTCCAGATCCCTCAGATAAGCTATGCCTCTACTAGTGCAAAACTGAGTGATAAATCCAGGTATGACTACTTTGCGAGGACAGTTCCACCTGATTTTTACCAGGCCAAGGCAATGGCTGAGATCCTGAGGGTGTTCAACTGGACATATGTCTCCACAGTGGCCTCTGAAGGTGATTATGGAGAGACAGGGATTGAAGCTTTTGAACAAGAAGCAAGGCTTCGAAACATCTGTATTGCCACTTCAGAAAAAGTTGGTAGGTCCAATGTTAAAAAGTCCTATGATACCGTAATTCGAGAACTGCTGCAGAAACCCACCGCAAAAGTGGTTGTACTCTTCATGCGCAGTGATGATGCAAAGGAGTTACTGGCTGCTGCCAATAGGCTTAATACATCCTTCACATGGATTGCCAGTGATGGGTGGGGAGCTCAAGAAAGCATTGTCAAGGGGAATGAGAATGTGGCAAATGGGGCAATAACCTTAGAACTTGCCGCCAACCCTGTTAAGGAATTTGACAGATATTTCCAAACTCTTCACCCTGTGAACAACTTGCGCAACCCTTGGTTCAAGGATTTCTGGGAACAGAAATTTCAGTGTGCTTTACAAAATGGAAATGGCCAGTTGAAAGCTTGTGAAAAACACATGTCAATCGACAGCACTAATTATGAACAAGAATCCAAAATCATGTTTGTTATCAATGCTGTGTATGCAATGGCTCATGCGTTACACAAGTTGCAGCGGACCTTGTGCTCCAATACCACTAAGCTGTGTGATGCCATGAAACCCCTCGACGGGAAGAAACTATACAAGGATTACTTACTAAAAATCAACTTCAGtg cccCTTACTGGCCTCCTGATGCAGACAACGTTGTGAAGTTTGACGCTTATGGTGATGGAATTGGCCgctataatatatttaatttccagAAAACTTCTGGAAAATACTCCTATGTTAAGGTTGGCCATTGGGCAGAGACCCTATCCCTGGAAAATGACCTGATTCATTGGCCCAGATACTCAGTCCCCACCTCCCAGTGCAGTGAGCCATGTGCCAGAAATGAGATGAAGAACATGCAGGCAGGGGACTACTGCTGTTGGATTTGTATCCCCTGTGAGGCTTATGAATACTTAGCTGATGAGTTCACATGCATGGCCTGCAACCCAGGCCAGTGGCCCTCCGAAGATCTGACAGGCTGCTATGATCTCCCTGAAGACTCTATCATGTGGGAGGATGTCTGGGCCATTGGACCAATCAGCATTGCCTGCGTTGGCTTCATCTGCACCTTTATGGTTTTGGCAGTCTTCATCAAACATGACAACACACCACTGGTTAAAGCCTCAGGCCGTGAACTTTGCTACATTTTACTATTTGGTGTCTTTATGTCCTACTGCATGACTTTCTTCTTCATCGCCAAGCCTTCTCCTGCGATCTGCACCTTGCGTCGCCTAGGCCTTGGAACCTCCTTTGCTGTGTGCTATTCAGCTCTTCTCACAAAAACAAATCGCATTGCCAGGATATTCAACGGTGTGAAGGCAGGGACCCAGCGGCCCAAGTTTATCAGTCCTAGTTCTCAAGTTTTTATCTGCATGAGCCTGATCTCAGTCCAGATTGTGTTGGTGTCTGTATGGCTCATGTTGGAAATTCCTGGCACTAGAAGGTTTACTCTGCCTGAAAAGAGGGAGACTGTTATATTGAAATGTAATGTTAGAGACTCCAGTATGTTAATTTCATTGACATATGACATAGTGCTGGTAATCCTGTGTACTGTGTATGCCTTTAAGACCAGGAAGTGTCCTGAAAACTTTAATGAGGCCAAATTCATTGGCTTTACAATGTACACCACTTGCATCATCTGGCTGGCTTTCCTTCCTATCTTTTATGTGACCTCTAGTGATTACAGG GTCCAGACCACTACCATGTGCATCTCTGTCAGCCTGAGTGGGTTTGTCGTCCTGGGATGCATGTTTGCCCCAAAGGTGCACATCATCATGTTTCAGCCACAAAAGAATGTAACCAGTCATAGACTACATCTGAACAGATTCAGTGTTAGTGGTACAGCGACCACATACTCACACT CAAATGTGAGTACTCATTACGTCCCAACTGTCTGTAACGGGAGAGAAATCGTGGACTCCACCACATCATCTCTGTGA
- the LOC121318198 gene encoding endosome/lysosome-associated apoptosis and autophagy regulator family member 2-like yields MERKQNMKRHIFFPAFYLMPFSARICWALLSSLLLHWVIVEAKDLPQCKETEYYFEYTECDITGSRWRVAIPINEGSCSGLPDPVKGTECTFSCAVGEFLEMSTQQCTPCAAGSYSLGSGILFDEWDDLPPGFTNLATYMDNGPGSEETVSCDNSTWVPKGNYLESNRDDCTVSLIYAVHLKKQGSVSFSYQYVDSNVLFEFFIQNDQCQELDTSDQKWIKLTDHGEWETHTVNLKTGTNILYWRTTGILLGSKIVKPVLLKNIHIEGVAYTSECFPCKPGTFSKMPGSKSCEVCPRNTFSGKGASSCTKCIDNLVFAEEGSSGCTERPVCTVKDYFQIHTPCDKDGKTQIMYKWIEPKICRDDVQNAVKLPPSGEKKACPPCNPGFFNNDMATCIPCPPGTYSDGMTECKTCPAGTEPALGYEFKWWNVLPANMKTSCFNVGNTKCDGMSGWGVAGDHIHSGSGGSDNDYLILNLQVPGFKPPTSLTAASGNEVGRITFVFETICSADCELYFMMDVNRKSTSVVESWEGTKEKQSYTHIVTKNSSVSFTWAFQRTNQAQETRRFVNDIVKIYSITVSNVLDGVASSCSACALGPQQSGSSCVPCPPGNYIDNDSNQCKECPANTYLSVHQLSGKEACIPCGPGSRSNKDHSFCFSDCIFNHTSENQTLLYDFSQLSPVGSIMNGPSFTSRGTKYYHFFNISLCGHEGKKKAVCTDNVTDMAVKDLQNESSENTNFVETFICQSTIIPSDGRGFRTALSSQSISLADIFIGATIDITLDGITAKPDLFPDTSKKIPDVHLFYRSPQATSSCDLGRTSVISLRCNPEKSYPGELTVPSKCPAGTCDGCAFNFMWESAEACPLCTEMDYHEIEGACRNGAQDTLYVWNEPKLCTKGVSLPERRSSVCEAVDFWLKVGAGIGAFTAVLLISLTCYFWKKNKKLEYKYSRLVMTANKECELPAADSCAIMEGEDNEEDVVYSTKPSLLGKLKSIATKGNGDIFESLQLKSSRSHNI; encoded by the exons caTTCTCTTGTGCAGTGGGTGAATTCTTGGAAATGTCCACTCAGCAGTGTACACCATGTGCTGCTGGAAGCTATTCTCTGGGCAGCGGCATCTTGTTTGATGAATGGGATGACCTGCCACCTGGATTCACCAATCTGGCAACCTATATGGACAATGGACCTGGGTCTGAAGAGACAGTCTCCTGTGACAA CTCTACCTGGGTTCCGAAAGGAAATTATTTGGAGTCTAACCGAGATGATTGTACCGTGTCCTTAATCTACGCTGTACACCTCAAGAAGCAAGGCTCCGTCTCCTTTTCGTATCAGTATGTGGATAGCAATGTTCTATTTGAGTTTTTT ATTCAAAATGATCAATGTCAAGAACTGGACACATCTGATCAAAAATGGATAAAACTTACAGACCATGGGGAATGGGAAACGCACACT GTAAACTTGAAGACTGGCACAAATATCCTTTACTGGCGGACTACAGGAATCCTTCTTGGGTCTAAAATAGTGAAACCAGTCCTATTGAAGAATATACACATTGAAG GAGTTGCTTACACATCGGAATGTTTTCCATGCAAACCCGGCACCTTCAGTAAAATGCCTGGCTCGAAGTCTTGTGAGGTTTGTCCTCGGAACACCTTCTCTGGGAAAGGGGCGAGCTCATGTACAAAGTGTATTGATAATCTAGTGTTTGCAG AGGAAGGATCATCAGGTTGCACAGAAAGACCAGTGTGTACAGTCAAAGATTATTTCCAGATTCATACACCTTGTGATAAAGATGGAAAG acgcAGATCATGTACAAGTGGATAGAACCCAAGATCTGCAGAGATGATGTACAGAATGCAGTGAAGCTCCCTCCCTCTGGGGAGAAGAAAGCTTGCCCGCCATGTAACCCTGGATTCTTTAACAATGACATGGCCACCTGCATTCCCTGCCCACCTGGAACATACTCAGATGGAATGACAG AATGCAAGACCTGCCCTGCTGGAACAGAACCAGCTCTAGGTTATGAGTTCAAGTGGTGGAATGTTTTGCCTGCTAACATGAAGACTTCCTGCTTCAACGTCGGCAACACTAAATGTGATGGAATGAGTG GCTGGGGAGTAGCAGGGGATCACATCCATAGTGGATCAGGTGGCTCTGACAATGACTACCTCATTCTAAACCTTCAAGTCCCTGGTTTTAA ACCTCCAACTTCACTGACAGCGGCGTCTGGAAATGAAGTAGGTCGGATTACCTTTGTTTTTGAGACCATCTGTTCTGCAGACTGTGAACTCTATTTCATGATG gatgTGAACAGAAAGAGCACCAGTGTGGTGGAATCATGGGAAGGGACCAAAGAAAAGCAGTCGTACACTCACATTGTGACAAAAAATTCATCTGTGTCTTTCACCTGGGCGTTCCAGAGGACAAACCAGGCACAAGAG ACGAGAAGGTTTGTTAATGACATTGTGAAGATATACTCCATAACTGTATCGAATGTCCTGGATGGAGTTGCCTCTTCCTGCTCTGCCTGTGCCCTGGGACCCCAGCAGTCTGGATCATCCTGCGTGCCCTGCCCACCTGGCAACTACATTGATAACGACAGCAACCAGTGTAAAGAGTGCCCAGCCAACACTTACCTCTCTGTACATCAGCTTTCTGGCAAGGAGGCCTGTATCCCCTGTGGGCCTGGAAGCAGAAGCAATAAG gaccACTCTTTTTGCTTCAGTGACTGCATCTTCAACCACACCAGTGAAAATCAGACCTTGTTGTATGATTTTAGTCAGCTAAGCCCTGTGGGATCAATAATGAATGGACCAAGCTTCACATCCAGAGGAACTAAATATTACCATTTCTTCAACATAAGCTTGTGTGGGCATGAG ggaaaaaagaaagctgtttgTACAGACAATGTAACCGATATGGCAGTAAAGGATCTGCAGAATGAATCAAGTGAGAATACTAACTTTGTGGAAACCTTCATCTGCCAATCAACGATCATACCATCAGATGGGAGGGGATTCAGGACCGCCCTATCCTCTCAATCCATCAGCCTTGCTGATATATTCATAG GGGCCACCATTGACATCACCCTTGATGGCATCACTGCCAAACCTGATCTGTTCCCTGACACATCCAAAAAAATACCAGATGTCCATTTATTTTATAG GTCTCCTCAAGCCACCTCCTCCTGTGACCTAGGCCGCACTTCTGTCATATCATTGCGCTGTAACCCAGAGAAGAGTTACCCAGGAGAACTTACAGTACCAAG CAAATGCCCAGCAGGAACCTGTGATGGCTGTGCTTTCAACTTTATGTGGGAAAGTGCAGAAGCCTGCCCCCTGTGTACAGAAATGGACTATCATGAAATAGAGGGAGCGTGCAGAAATGGAGCCCAG GACACGTTGTATGTGTGGAATGAGCCAAAACTTTGCACTAAAGGTGTCAGCCTCCCCGAAAGAAGAAGCTCTGTTTGTGAGGCTGTCGACTTCTGGTTAAAAGTGGGTGCAGGGATTGGGGCATTCACTGCGGTGCTACTGATTTCCCTAACCTGTTACTTCTGGAAGAAGAACAAGAA GTTGGAATACAAGTATTCAAGACTCGTGATGACTGCGAATAAAGAATGCGAGCTCCCTGCTGCAGACAGCTGTGCTATAATGGAAGGGGAGGATAATGAAGAAGATGTGGTTTATTCCACTAAGCCATCCTTACTAGGAAAGCTAAAGTCAATAGCCACAAAG gGGAACGGAGACATTTTTGAATCTCTTCAATTGAAGTCCTCTAGATCCCACAATatatga